A stretch of Endozoicomonas sp. SCSIO W0465 DNA encodes these proteins:
- the fliP gene encoding flagellar type III secretion system pore protein FliP (The bacterial flagellar biogenesis protein FliP forms a type III secretion system (T3SS)-type pore required for flagellar assembly.), whose product MKNNNNKYRLMTFALSAFFCFFAADSFAESGLPLITVTNNGDSTEYSASLQILILMTLLSFIPAALLMMTSFTRIIIVLAILRQALGLQQTPPNQVLLGITLALTILIMTPLFEDIYAVAVVPYLEDSKTLLEAFAQASLPIKDFMLKQTRETDLELFFGIAKQDIPVNLTDTPLSIAIPAFVTSELKTAFQIGFIIYIPFLVIDLVVASVLMAMGMIMLSPQMISLPFKLMLFVLVDGWAMIMGTMASSFF is encoded by the coding sequence ATGAAAAACAACAACAATAAATACAGGCTGATGACGTTTGCATTATCAGCCTTCTTTTGCTTTTTTGCTGCTGACAGTTTTGCCGAGTCAGGCCTGCCACTGATTACGGTAACCAACAACGGGGATTCAACGGAGTACAGTGCCAGTCTTCAGATCCTGATTCTGATGACATTACTCAGCTTTATCCCGGCAGCATTATTGATGATGACCTCGTTTACCCGGATCATCATCGTTCTGGCTATTCTCAGGCAAGCACTGGGTTTACAGCAAACACCGCCTAATCAAGTGTTGCTGGGCATTACACTGGCGTTGACAATACTGATCATGACCCCATTATTTGAAGACATTTACGCCGTGGCAGTGGTTCCCTATCTGGAAGATAGCAAGACCTTGCTCGAAGCATTTGCCCAGGCAAGCTTGCCAATCAAAGACTTTATGTTGAAGCAAACCAGAGAAACGGATCTTGAACTGTTTTTCGGTATCGCCAAACAGGACATACCGGTAAATTTGACGGATACGCCATTATCCATTGCAATACCTGCTTTTGTGACCAGCGAACTGAAAACCGCTTTCCAGATCGGTTTTATTATCTATATCCCCTTTCTGGTCATTGACCTTGTGGTAGCCAGTGTTTTGATGGCAATGGGTATGATTATGCTGTCACCACAGATGATCTCTCTACCATTTAAATTAATGCTGTTTGTTCTGGTGGATGGCTGGGCAATGATTATGGGAACAATGGCATCCAGCTTTTTTTAA
- the fliN gene encoding flagellar motor switch protein FliN, with protein sequence MSNEQDDSVTPNDSMSFQDSLESEQSTQPVEETANLPQAMSDLGMILDIPVTLSLELGSTKINIGDLMRLNKGSIVELEKEASEPLEVMVNGKLIAYAEVVVIHDKYGIRFLDVVSESERLKHIS encoded by the coding sequence ATGAGTAACGAACAAGACGACAGCGTTACCCCAAATGACAGCATGAGCTTCCAGGACAGCCTGGAATCTGAACAATCCACCCAGCCCGTTGAAGAGACAGCAAATCTCCCCCAGGCCATGAGTGACCTGGGGATGATTCTGGATATTCCCGTCACCCTCTCGCTGGAACTGGGCAGCACTAAAATTAATATCGGTGATTTGATGCGCCTGAACAAAGGCTCTATTGTTGAACTGGAAAAAGAGGCATCAGAGCCGTTGGAAGTGATGGTGAATGGCAAGCTCATTGCCTATGCCGAGGTCGTGGTTATTCATGATAAATACGGCATTCGTTTCCTGGATGTGGTCAGTGAATCAGAAAGACTGAAGCATATTTCCTGA
- the flhA gene encoding flagellar biosynthesis protein FlhA: MIREAQRLLGELSGKTNGLRIGIPLIVLMTLGMVTLPMPPFMLDAFFTFNIALSLLVLLVSVYTLRPLDFAVFPTILLVSTLLRLALNVASTRVVLLNGHTGPDAAGKVIQSFGEVVIGNNYVVGLVVFAILVIINFVVVTKGAGRISEVTARFTLDALPGKQMAIDADLNAGIIDQQKAHDRRESVRREADFYGSMDGASKFVRGDAVAGLLILAINIIGGMLIGTLGQGLSAGEAFTVYSLLTIGDGLVAQIPSLLLSTAAAMMVTRVSESADMGDQVSEQMLSSPKAMMLTGVILIVMGLVPGMPFIPFVGLGALVLLLFWWLSKNSPPAEPDNTKEQQEQSSPDTPWSWGDIPPVDTLKMELGFRLITLADEKQGGQLLTQIKGIRKSQSRQLGFLVPSVHIKDNLSLKPDSYTIELKGVTVAEGQVDPGKLLAINPGEVFGELNGSPTKDPAYQLDALWIEPHDRDHASGLGYTVVDPASVMATHLNKIIDEHASELLGHDEVEQLVDKLRHYSPKLADELIPKKISISIFSKVLRELLMEDVPVSDIRTIGSTLLESSENNKETWQLTAEVRVALRRAIVQNLIGHQQTLPAVTMSPELEQVIMQSFQQAVKNSHFSPDSLPLEPGIAEQLQQQLPVVADKLIAEGKPPIMLVNDTIRPAMARYARLCTDGMHVLSFNEIPENKEVIVVGKVG, encoded by the coding sequence ATGATCAGGGAAGCTCAACGTCTGCTGGGAGAATTATCGGGCAAAACCAATGGACTGCGTATTGGCATTCCATTGATCGTGCTAATGACCCTCGGCATGGTAACACTCCCCATGCCGCCTTTTATGCTGGATGCTTTTTTCACCTTTAATATAGCCCTCTCCCTGCTGGTTCTACTGGTCAGTGTTTACACGCTCAGGCCACTGGATTTTGCGGTTTTCCCAACCATTCTGCTGGTATCTACCTTACTCCGTCTTGCACTGAATGTTGCATCAACCCGTGTCGTTTTACTGAACGGTCATACTGGCCCGGATGCTGCCGGTAAAGTGATTCAATCTTTTGGTGAAGTGGTTATTGGCAACAACTATGTGGTCGGCCTGGTGGTATTTGCCATTCTGGTCATTATCAACTTTGTCGTGGTCACCAAAGGGGCCGGCCGAATATCAGAAGTCACCGCCCGTTTCACTCTGGATGCTCTTCCTGGCAAGCAGATGGCCATTGATGCCGATTTGAATGCTGGCATCATTGACCAGCAAAAAGCCCATGACCGACGGGAGAGTGTACGACGGGAGGCAGATTTCTACGGTTCCATGGACGGTGCCAGTAAATTTGTCCGTGGCGATGCGGTGGCAGGGCTGCTGATTCTGGCCATCAATATTATTGGCGGCATGCTGATCGGTACGCTTGGGCAGGGGCTCAGTGCCGGTGAGGCCTTTACTGTCTACTCACTGTTGACCATTGGTGATGGTCTGGTCGCCCAAATACCCTCACTCTTGTTATCGACAGCTGCAGCCATGATGGTCACCCGGGTTTCAGAATCCGCCGATATGGGAGACCAGGTATCGGAACAGATGCTGTCGTCCCCCAAAGCCATGATGCTGACGGGTGTTATCCTGATCGTCATGGGGCTGGTTCCCGGAATGCCATTTATTCCTTTTGTGGGCCTGGGTGCATTGGTCTTACTGTTATTCTGGTGGCTCAGCAAAAACTCCCCCCCCGCAGAACCGGACAATACCAAAGAGCAGCAGGAGCAAAGCTCGCCGGATACCCCCTGGTCCTGGGGGGATATTCCGCCGGTAGATACGTTGAAGATGGAACTTGGCTTCAGGCTTATTACCCTGGCTGACGAAAAACAGGGTGGCCAGCTGCTAACCCAGATCAAGGGTATCCGCAAAAGCCAGTCCCGCCAGCTGGGCTTTCTGGTTCCCAGTGTTCATATCAAAGACAACTTAAGCCTGAAACCCGATAGTTATACCATTGAATTAAAGGGAGTCACCGTCGCTGAAGGTCAGGTTGACCCTGGAAAGTTATTAGCTATCAACCCTGGTGAGGTATTTGGGGAACTTAATGGTTCCCCAACCAAAGATCCTGCTTACCAGCTGGATGCACTCTGGATTGAACCACACGACAGAGATCATGCATCAGGACTGGGCTATACCGTCGTTGATCCCGCCAGTGTCATGGCAACCCATCTGAATAAAATCATTGATGAACATGCCAGTGAACTGCTTGGTCACGATGAAGTGGAGCAGCTGGTGGATAAGCTGCGTCATTACTCCCCGAAACTGGCCGATGAGTTAATTCCCAAAAAAATTTCCATCAGTATCTTTTCCAAGGTACTCAGGGAATTATTGATGGAAGATGTACCGGTCAGTGATATTCGTACAATCGGCTCTACGCTGTTGGAGTCCTCGGAAAATAACAAGGAAACCTGGCAGCTCACTGCTGAAGTCCGGGTCGCCCTGCGCCGGGCTATTGTACAGAACCTGATCGGTCATCAGCAGACGCTGCCTGCGGTTACCATGAGTCCAGAGCTGGAGCAGGTCATCATGCAGAGTTTTCAACAGGCAGTAAAAAACAGCCATTTCTCACCGGACTCCCTGCCACTGGAGCCGGGCATTGCTGAACAGCTTCAACAGCAGCTACCCGTTGTTGCTGATAAGTTGATCGCTGAAGGAAAGCCTCCAATCATGCTGGTAAACGATACCATTCGCCCGGCCATGGCCCGCTATGCAAGACTGTGTACCGATGGCATGCATGTATTGTCGTTTAATGAAATCCCTGAAAATAAAGAAGTCATTGTTGTGGGCAAAGTCGGGTAA
- a CDS encoding flagellin, producing MAMTVNTNSFSLNAQRQLMKSESGLQTTMQRLSSGVRINSAKDDAAGLQISNRLEVQSRGLAVAIRNANDGISLAQTAEGALNESTAILQRMRDLALQASNGSNEGDERAALNQEVTALKAELDRISNTTSFGGVNLLDGSFQNRSFQLGSTASANDKISFSIASAASADLGSGSGVTAGTKIASLDAGDITHGSRAAEALTVSVNGGTNTQAINIATTDTASDIASKLNAVFESEVAQGRINEGDLAAIVDSKGGVTVVRGAGFGTPGDFTLATSLTTAGDLGVMGEATTSANLAGADNGSADNVNGIDLTTATGADNAVSIIDQALKEIDSERANLGSIQNRLTSTINNLANIKENVTASKSRILDTDFAAETANLSKYQVMQQAGTAVLAQANAIPQNVLSLLR from the coding sequence ATGGCAATGACCGTAAACACTAATTCATTTTCGTTGAATGCCCAGCGTCAGCTGATGAAGTCTGAAAGTGGCTTGCAAACCACCATGCAAAGACTTTCTTCCGGTGTCCGTATTAATAGTGCGAAAGACGATGCTGCTGGTCTGCAGATATCTAACCGTCTGGAGGTTCAATCCCGTGGCCTTGCTGTCGCGATCCGAAATGCTAACGATGGTATCTCTCTGGCGCAGACTGCAGAAGGTGCGTTGAATGAGTCTACTGCGATTTTGCAGAGAATGAGGGATTTGGCTCTGCAGGCTTCTAACGGTTCAAATGAGGGTGATGAGCGGGCAGCATTGAATCAGGAAGTGACTGCTCTTAAGGCTGAGCTGGATAGAATCTCCAATACCACCTCATTCGGTGGCGTAAATCTGCTGGATGGCAGCTTTCAGAACAGAAGTTTCCAGCTGGGTTCTACCGCTTCAGCTAACGATAAAATCAGCTTCAGTATTGCTTCTGCAGCATCTGCTGACTTGGGAAGTGGTAGTGGGGTTACTGCTGGGACTAAAATCGCGAGTCTTGATGCAGGTGATATAACGCACGGAAGTAGAGCTGCTGAAGCTTTGACTGTCTCTGTTAATGGTGGAACTAACACTCAGGCAATCAACATAGCTACTACTGATACGGCCAGTGATATTGCATCAAAGTTGAATGCTGTCTTTGAATCTGAAGTTGCTCAAGGGCGTATTAATGAGGGAGATTTAGCTGCCATCGTTGATTCCAAAGGTGGTGTTACTGTCGTTAGAGGTGCTGGCTTTGGTACTCCGGGTGATTTTACCTTGGCAACCAGTTTAACTACAGCTGGTGATCTTGGAGTAATGGGTGAAGCAACTACTTCTGCAAACTTAGCAGGTGCTGACAATGGTTCAGCTGATAATGTTAATGGCATTGACCTGACGACTGCTACTGGAGCTGATAACGCTGTCAGTATCATCGATCAGGCTCTGAAAGAGATTGATTCTGAGCGCGCCAATCTCGGTTCCATCCAGAACCGTCTTACTTCCACCATCAATAACCTGGCCAATATCAAAGAAAACGTAACGGCTTCCAAGAGTCGTATTCTGGATACTGACTTTGCTGCCGAAACTGCCAATCTGAGTAAATACCAGGTTATGCAGCAGGCCGGTACTGCGGTATTGGCTCAGGCCAATGCCATTCCGCAGAACGTGCTGTCACTGCTGCGTTAA
- the fliD gene encoding flagellar filament capping protein FliD, producing MFSVSGLYSGLDVNSMVNALVNAERAPIEARLNRSEQAYTVELTAVAQLKSSLQSFQTGLEKLNSVEGFSPRSANISDDSVIGASVTSVAAEGVYTFTVDQLASRHQLSSAAIAEGETIGTGTGSFTVNGETFAISLDAGNDTLTDLRDAINNATDNATVQATLINDNGQQRLMLASRESGADYAINADFSGLTGGTVALGAMTELQAAQNASIRFGSGASAITITSADNTFENLVDGVSVNVKSISTTPVTLDISLDKADVRSSIESFVSTWNSLKSTFDQLTDVNGVNAGILTGDAQTRLLESRLRKELSSLVGEDGDVFRTLSDMGLKTTRTGELEVDGSRLDKALNNHFDELAVVLAGDNGLMSRLNQRLDSYLGSNGSLAAREDRINEAVKDISDDREDLELRLERVQSYYQQQFLAMENLLASLNGTSQWLTNNLTSINNSNNQ from the coding sequence ATGTTCAGTGTCTCAGGTCTTTATTCCGGGCTGGATGTGAACTCCATGGTGAATGCGCTGGTGAATGCCGAGCGGGCACCGATTGAAGCCCGGCTGAATCGCAGTGAACAGGCTTATACCGTGGAACTGACGGCAGTAGCCCAGCTGAAATCGTCACTGCAGTCATTTCAAACGGGGCTGGAAAAACTGAATTCAGTGGAAGGTTTCAGTCCACGTTCTGCCAATATCAGTGATGATTCGGTGATCGGCGCTTCTGTTACCAGTGTTGCCGCAGAAGGTGTTTATACTTTCACCGTGGATCAACTGGCCAGCCGCCATCAGTTAAGCTCCGCTGCCATTGCTGAGGGTGAAACCATTGGCACGGGTACCGGCAGTTTTACCGTTAATGGTGAAACTTTTGCCATTTCCCTGGATGCCGGTAATGACACACTCACCGATTTACGGGATGCCATTAACAATGCAACTGATAATGCCACCGTTCAGGCGACGCTGATCAATGATAATGGTCAGCAGAGATTGATGCTGGCGAGCCGCGAGAGTGGTGCAGATTACGCCATTAACGCGGATTTCAGTGGCTTGACCGGTGGCACCGTTGCCCTTGGGGCAATGACCGAGCTTCAGGCCGCCCAGAATGCCAGTATTCGATTTGGCAGCGGTGCATCCGCTATCACTATCACTTCTGCCGATAACACCTTTGAAAATCTGGTGGATGGCGTTTCGGTCAATGTTAAATCCATTTCAACCACTCCGGTCACTTTGGATATTTCTCTGGATAAGGCTGATGTCAGATCATCGATTGAATCCTTTGTTTCCACCTGGAATAGCCTGAAATCCACCTTTGATCAATTGACCGACGTTAACGGTGTGAATGCCGGTATATTGACTGGCGATGCCCAGACACGACTGCTGGAATCCCGGTTGCGTAAAGAACTCAGTAGTCTGGTCGGTGAAGACGGGGATGTATTTCGCACCCTCAGTGACATGGGTTTAAAAACTACCCGTACAGGAGAACTGGAAGTCGATGGCAGTCGTCTGGATAAAGCGCTGAACAACCATTTTGACGAGCTGGCTGTGGTGCTGGCTGGTGATAATGGCCTGATGTCCCGGCTGAACCAGCGGTTGGATAGCTATCTTGGCAGTAATGGTTCCCTGGCTGCCAGAGAAGATCGAATTAATGAGGCGGTCAAAGACATCAGTGATGACCGGGAAGATCTTGAGCTTCGTCTGGAGCGGGTACAGTCCTACTACCAGCAACAATTCCTCGCCATGGAAAACCTGCTGGCCTCTTTAAACGGTACCAGTCAGTGGCTGACCAACAATCTGACATCCATCAACAACAGCAATAACCAGTAA
- a CDS encoding ISNCY family transposase, which produces MRKKRNPQCSMELHYVPHEICSQLSGISQWLDAHPQFNDWIYEDLSSGDKQNTGRNGLSAESVLRAALLKQYLNCDYDYLSFVLMDSMLFRDFCRLEPNQRPSRSSLHGLISLLTASTWERINNCQLMTAKDQGIEKGRTVAIDSTVTESDIKPPCDSDLLASSVKEICRLLERGQTLTATPLYEYTHHNRAVKDAARKCIYAGKEERHQHYKKLLQLTRKSRKVLIEATVTLANARQQGQCLLADDADKWQADVDHLLPLVDAIVSQTERRVFKGEKVPAQEKVVSLYEPHTDIIVKDRRQVQYGHKLNLVQGKSRLILDLVIEEGNPADSDQFIPMMERQKEIYGRVPRQTSGDGGYACRANLEKAKAMGISDVAFNKKRGLEVEEMTKSQYVYKTLFRFRAGIEAGISWLKRCFGLSRCHCKGSERFDSHCWLSVVCYNLVILARHPAPS; this is translated from the coding sequence ATGCGCAAAAAACGCAACCCGCAGTGTAGTATGGAACTCCATTACGTACCTCATGAAATCTGCTCCCAGCTTTCCGGTATCTCGCAATGGCTTGACGCCCATCCACAGTTCAATGACTGGATTTATGAGGACTTAAGTTCTGGTGATAAACAGAACACTGGGCGGAACGGACTATCAGCAGAATCCGTTCTTCGTGCGGCACTCCTGAAACAGTATTTGAATTGTGATTATGACTACTTGTCGTTTGTTTTGATGGACTCCATGCTCTTTCGAGACTTTTGTCGCCTCGAACCAAACCAGCGCCCCAGTCGCTCCAGTTTGCATGGGCTCATCAGCCTTCTTACTGCATCTACATGGGAACGGATTAATAACTGTCAGCTAATGACCGCTAAAGATCAGGGTATTGAAAAAGGGCGCACTGTGGCTATTGACAGCACAGTCACCGAATCGGATATCAAACCTCCTTGCGACAGTGATCTTTTAGCCAGTTCCGTTAAAGAAATTTGTCGGCTGCTGGAACGGGGACAAACACTGACAGCGACACCGCTTTATGAATATACCCATCACAACCGAGCCGTAAAAGATGCGGCCAGAAAATGCATCTACGCTGGCAAAGAAGAGCGGCATCAGCATTATAAAAAACTGCTGCAGTTGACCCGAAAATCCCGGAAGGTACTTATCGAAGCTACTGTCACGCTAGCAAACGCCCGTCAGCAGGGGCAGTGTCTCCTGGCTGATGATGCCGACAAGTGGCAGGCCGATGTGGATCACCTGTTACCCCTGGTGGATGCAATAGTCTCCCAGACAGAGCGCAGGGTCTTTAAGGGTGAAAAGGTGCCAGCCCAGGAAAAAGTGGTTAGCCTGTATGAACCCCATACGGATATCATCGTAAAAGACAGGCGGCAAGTACAGTATGGCCATAAACTGAACCTGGTTCAGGGAAAAAGTCGATTGATCCTGGACCTGGTTATTGAGGAAGGTAACCCAGCGGATTCGGACCAATTCATTCCGATGATGGAAAGACAAAAAGAAATTTATGGTCGTGTACCTCGCCAGACAAGCGGTGACGGCGGATACGCGTGTCGCGCTAATTTGGAAAAAGCCAAGGCCATGGGAATCAGCGATGTAGCTTTTAATAAGAAGCGCGGACTTGAAGTCGAAGAGATGACTAAAAGTCAGTATGTGTATAAAACGCTCTTTCGCTTCCGGGCAGGTATTGAAGCGGGAATTTCGTGGCTAAAGAGATGTTTTGGGCTATCACGTTGCCACTGCAAGGGTTCTGAGCGTTTTGATTCTCATTGCTGGTTATCGGTGGTCTGTTACAACCTGGTGATTCTGGCCAGACACCCGGCACCATCCTGA
- the fliR gene encoding flagellar biosynthetic protein FliR — MIGFTFSELTGWLGQYLWPLFRVAALLMTMPMVSSQVVAPRIRLLMALAISFLIAPLLPAVPAVEPISGAALLITLQQLAIGFAMGLILQIYFAIFTSAGELVSMQMGLGMSVMIDPINGVQIPIISQLFQLLSFLMFLAMDGHLVAITIIIESFNILPVAPIDLSRIVLEQLPGLVSWMFASALLMVVPAIISLLIVSFTFGVMNRSAPQFNIFSLGFPLTMLGGLIILMLVSSQFSGIFVRFTEAGLEALSSLLI; from the coding sequence ATGATCGGGTTTACCTTCAGCGAGCTGACCGGCTGGCTTGGTCAGTACCTCTGGCCCCTGTTTCGGGTTGCCGCGCTGTTGATGACCATGCCCATGGTCAGCAGTCAGGTGGTTGCCCCCAGAATACGCCTGCTGATGGCATTGGCCATTTCCTTTCTGATAGCACCATTACTACCCGCTGTTCCTGCCGTTGAGCCTATATCAGGAGCTGCTCTGCTGATTACTCTGCAACAATTGGCCATCGGCTTTGCCATGGGATTAATCCTGCAAATTTATTTTGCCATCTTTACCTCAGCAGGTGAGCTGGTTTCCATGCAGATGGGGTTGGGCATGTCGGTGATGATCGATCCGATCAACGGTGTTCAGATTCCGATCATCAGTCAGCTGTTTCAACTGTTGAGTTTCCTGATGTTTCTGGCTATGGACGGGCATCTTGTGGCCATTACCATCATCATTGAGAGCTTCAACATACTGCCGGTTGCCCCCATTGACCTCTCCCGAATCGTTCTGGAACAATTGCCGGGCCTGGTTTCATGGATGTTTGCCAGTGCCCTGTTGATGGTGGTGCCTGCCATTATTTCCCTGCTGATTGTCTCGTTTACCTTTGGCGTAATGAACCGCTCGGCACCACAGTTCAATATTTTCAGCCTCGGCTTCCCGCTGACCATGCTGGGTGGGCTGATTATTTTAATGCTGGTCAGCAGTCAGTTTTCAGGAATATTTGTTCGATTCACTGAAGCAGGGCTGGAAGCTCTTTCCAGCCTGCTGATATAA
- a CDS encoding flagellar motor switch protein FliM codes for MDRKSKSSLNSRGLSGAAKVQKVHSSSEFKDLETYDLTNPDYKIHDLLPTLELINQRFSQLFRHAISSIFRCNVDVHFDSVDSLQVGDYLANESTPDIKHIYKSTTLKCSGFMAIESPMLFSLVDIFFSGSGESVNPKRNELTTAEVRILQRVLKAAADKQTEAWGSILSFKIKLADNYNSPISTLFRSDTEIILLSQFTLQLGSQSCAFHIVMPYQALEPVREKLQAFKFAEQDPLWQRNMLMGLMQAPLEMSSRLCEVDISLRDVMRLKPGQIIQADVPPNVTVKVAGVPCYKASVCTVQNSLAIKITKKLHNEEVEVYQHEEKEIHE; via the coding sequence ATGGACAGGAAGTCAAAATCATCACTGAACAGCCGGGGGCTGTCAGGTGCTGCAAAAGTACAGAAGGTACACTCTTCTTCCGAGTTCAAGGATCTGGAAACCTATGATCTGACCAACCCGGATTATAAAATTCATGATTTACTGCCCACCCTTGAGTTGATCAACCAGCGTTTTTCACAGCTGTTCCGGCACGCCATCAGCAGTATTTTCCGGTGTAATGTTGATGTGCATTTTGACAGCGTTGACTCATTACAGGTAGGCGATTACCTTGCTAATGAATCAACACCCGATATCAAACATATCTATAAATCAACCACTCTGAAATGCTCTGGCTTTATGGCCATTGAGTCCCCGATGTTATTCTCACTGGTTGATATTTTCTTCAGTGGATCCGGAGAAAGTGTAAATCCAAAACGAAATGAACTGACGACAGCTGAAGTCAGAATTCTACAGAGGGTTCTGAAAGCCGCCGCCGATAAACAGACAGAAGCCTGGGGAAGTATACTCTCGTTTAAAATCAAGCTGGCTGATAATTACAACAGCCCAATTTCAACACTGTTTCGATCTGACACGGAAATTATTCTCCTTAGCCAATTTACGCTGCAGCTGGGCAGTCAATCCTGCGCATTCCATATTGTCATGCCCTATCAGGCACTGGAGCCGGTCAGAGAAAAGCTTCAGGCATTTAAATTTGCTGAACAGGATCCTCTCTGGCAACGTAATATGCTGATGGGACTGATGCAGGCTCCACTGGAAATGTCCTCACGTCTGTGTGAAGTTGATATCAGCCTCAGGGATGTGATGCGACTCAAGCCCGGCCAGATCATTCAGGCCGATGTCCCCCCCAATGTTACCGTCAAAGTTGCAGGCGTACCCTGCTATAAAGCGTCGGTATGTACCGTGCAAAACAGTCTGGCCATCAAGATCACCAAAAAATTGCATAACGAAGAAGTAGAGGTGTACCAGCACGAGGAGAAGGAAATCCATGAGTAA
- a CDS encoding flagellar biosynthetic protein FliQ, whose translation MTPEVVADLFKDALTLIVIMVSVIILPGMLVGLVISTIQAATQINEQTLSFLPRLLATLITIGLAGNWLIQEFMDLFIRLYELVPELLA comes from the coding sequence ATGACACCGGAAGTTGTGGCAGACCTTTTCAAAGACGCGCTGACCCTGATCGTTATCATGGTGTCAGTTATCATTCTCCCCGGCATGCTGGTGGGCCTGGTGATCAGCACCATTCAGGCCGCCACCCAGATCAATGAACAGACACTGAGCTTTCTGCCACGACTGCTGGCCACCCTGATCACCATTGGCCTGGCAGGCAACTGGCTGATTCAGGAGTTTATGGATCTGTTTATCCGACTTTATGAGCTGGTCCCGGAGCTGCTGGCCTGA
- the flhB gene encoding flagellar biosynthesis protein FlhB codes for MADEPQQEERTEEPSERKIQKSREEGQVPRSRELVTTALIGGTLLAMWFSGNLISQQLQSVMRTSFTFDKAVLRQENWLKSHLINSLTEGFSGLMPFFLLITLATVGASLALGGWLFSNKLLQFKGERISPLKGLQRMFSARSLMEVVKSIAKLLLLGFCLWLTAQWFFTELMTINQLSITTALYLGAGYLVKAIAMMTLALVIICIIDIPFQQWSHLRKLRMTHKEMRDEMKELEGQPEVRSRLKEKQQEIAGRRMMQAVPGADVIITNPTHFAVAIRYDQNRAKAPYLVAKGVDQVALRICAVAREYNRPVIQSPVLARVVYHTTGLNQEIADELYIAVAKILAYIKHLNDYQAGRMPTRPEMPEPEVPRAFQEKWDKQG; via the coding sequence ATGGCCGATGAACCCCAACAGGAAGAACGCACCGAAGAGCCTTCCGAACGAAAAATCCAGAAAAGCCGGGAAGAAGGTCAGGTTCCCCGCTCCCGGGAGCTGGTGACTACCGCACTGATTGGCGGTACCTTGCTGGCTATGTGGTTTAGCGGCAACCTGATCAGCCAGCAGTTGCAGAGCGTTATGCGCACCAGTTTCACCTTTGATAAGGCCGTGCTTCGTCAGGAAAACTGGCTGAAAAGCCATTTGATTAACAGCCTGACCGAAGGGTTCTCCGGGCTGATGCCTTTTTTCCTGCTGATCACCCTGGCCACCGTTGGTGCTTCTCTGGCACTGGGAGGCTGGCTGTTCAGCAATAAACTGCTGCAGTTTAAAGGCGAACGCATCAGCCCGCTGAAAGGACTGCAGCGGATGTTTTCTGCCCGCTCACTGATGGAAGTGGTCAAGTCCATAGCCAAACTACTCTTGCTTGGCTTTTGTCTCTGGCTCACTGCCCAGTGGTTTTTTACCGAATTAATGACCATTAACCAGTTATCTATTACCACTGCCCTTTACCTGGGAGCAGGTTACCTGGTTAAGGCTATTGCGATGATGACTCTGGCGCTGGTGATTATCTGCATCATCGATATTCCATTTCAGCAATGGAGCCACTTACGCAAGTTACGCATGACACATAAAGAAATGCGTGATGAAATGAAAGAGCTGGAGGGGCAGCCTGAAGTTCGCTCCCGCTTGAAGGAAAAGCAGCAGGAAATTGCCGGACGACGTATGATGCAGGCGGTACCGGGAGCCGATGTGATCATCACCAACCCGACACACTTTGCCGTGGCTATTCGCTACGACCAGAACCGGGCAAAAGCGCCCTATCTGGTGGCCAAAGGCGTTGATCAGGTTGCCCTAAGAATTTGTGCAGTAGCCAGGGAATATAATCGCCCGGTGATTCAATCACCGGTTCTGGCCCGGGTGGTTTATCACACGACAGGACTAAACCAGGAAATAGCCGACGAGCTGTACATAGCTGTTGCTAAGATACTGGCTTACATCAAGCACCTGAATGACTATCAGGCTGGAAGAATGCCCACAAGGCCAGAAATGCCGGAACCAGAGGTTCCCCGGGCTTTTCAGGAAAAGTGGGATAAGCAGGGATAA